One window of Gaiellales bacterium genomic DNA carries:
- a CDS encoding proline iminopeptidase-family hydrolase has product MAQAADPTREGTLQFELGNGEVAETWFRVTGDLESGGAPLVLLHGGPGATHDYLLSMADLASGRGVVHYDQLGNGRSRHYPERGADFWTVDLFVRELHSLVSALGIADRHHVLGQSWGGFLAQEYAFTRPAGLRSLVLADTAASFPDFVSEANRLRADLPPEVEATLRRHEEAGTTDDPAYMEACHVFYGRHVCRLDPMPPEVIAAFEWIERDPTVYHTMNGPSEFHVVGSIRDWQSKDRLGEIQVPTLLVSGRHDEATPALQETLQQGIAGSEWVVFEDSSHMPHVEERDRFMQVVGAWLAQHD; this is encoded by the coding sequence GTGGCCCAGGCAGCTGACCCGACCCGCGAGGGCACACTCCAGTTCGAGCTCGGCAACGGCGAGGTCGCCGAGACCTGGTTCCGGGTCACGGGCGACCTCGAGTCCGGCGGCGCGCCGCTCGTGCTCCTGCACGGCGGGCCGGGCGCGACGCACGACTACCTGCTGTCGATGGCCGACCTCGCCTCCGGCCGCGGCGTCGTCCACTACGACCAGCTCGGCAACGGCCGTAGCAGGCACTACCCGGAGCGCGGCGCCGACTTCTGGACGGTCGACCTCTTCGTCCGCGAGCTGCACAGCCTCGTCTCGGCCCTCGGGATCGCCGACCGCCACCACGTGCTCGGCCAGTCGTGGGGCGGCTTCCTCGCTCAGGAGTACGCGTTCACGCGGCCGGCCGGACTGCGGTCGCTCGTCCTCGCCGACACGGCGGCGTCGTTCCCCGACTTCGTCTCCGAGGCCAACCGGCTGCGGGCCGACCTGCCGCCCGAGGTCGAGGCGACCCTGCGCCGCCACGAGGAGGCGGGCACCACCGACGACCCGGCCTACATGGAGGCCTGCCACGTCTTCTACGGGCGCCACGTCTGCCGGCTCGACCCGATGCCGCCCGAGGTGATTGCGGCCTTCGAGTGGATCGAGCGCGACCCGACCGTCTACCACACGATGAACGGGCCGAGCGAGTTCCACGTCGTCGGCTCGATCCGCGACTGGCAGTCGAAGGACCGGCTCGGCGAGATCCAGGTGCCGACGCTGCTCGTCTCCGGCCGCCACGACGAGGCCACGCCGGCGCTCCAGGAGACGCTCCAGCAGGGCATCGCCGGCTCGGAGTGGGTCGTGTTCGAGGACTCGTCGCACATGCCGCATGTCGAGGAGCGCGACCGGTTCATGCAGGTCGTGGGCGCCTGGCTCGCCCAACACGACTAG